A single Lactuca sativa cultivar Salinas chromosome 8, Lsat_Salinas_v11, whole genome shotgun sequence DNA region contains:
- the LOC111893822 gene encoding uncharacterized protein LOC111893822 has translation MESSYFRDMTPILAVFLLFFLLFTPVFPTTNLKDFRHINTTFQPNKQLSKATMKTIKSPDGDIIDCVLIHFQPAFNNPMLKVTKPLDPPEIPNGNKKGGMEKKVKQLWSSKGKSCPHGTIPIRRQTESEILASDSISTFKKTLSRKDFNYSNDGHQHAVAYVTDGEFYGAKASLNVWAPNVTRPFDFSLSQIWVIADVPTHGLSTLEAGWQVAPAMYGNKLPRFFLYWTNDGYRSGCYNLLCSGFVQTTHEICLGATFDALSTYNGTQYDFDVLIWKDPRHGNWWLRVGTIIVGYWPVALFPDFSKHATAIEYGGEVFNAQSPGQQPTSTIMGSGHFATEGFGKASFVRNMEIVDEHNVLQSVGDVNLLTEKPNCYDIKNGFNSFWGYYIFFGGPGNNPHCT, from the exons ATGGAGTCTAGTTATTTTCGTGATATGACTCCAATCCTTGccgtttttcttttgtttttcttGTTATTTACTCCGGTTTTTCCAACGACAAATTTAAAAGATTTTAGACACATAAACACAACCTTCCAACCAAATAAGCAGTTGAGTAAAGCTACTATGAAGACAATTAAG AGCCCAGATGGTGATATAATAGATTGTGTTTTGATCCATTTTCAACCGGCGTTTAATAATCCTATGCTGAAAGTAACAAAGCCATTG GATCCACCAGAGATACCAAATGGGAATAAGAAAGGGGGAATGGAAAAAAAAGTTAAGCAGCTATGGAGTTCAAAAGGTAAATCATGCCCACATGGAACAATTCCGATAAGAAGGCAAACAGAAAGTGAGATCTTGGCATCCGATTCCATTTCCACATTTAAGAAGACACTTAGCAGGAAGGACTTCAATTATTCTAATGATGGCCATCAG CATGCAGTTGCGTATGTAACCGATGGAGAATTTTATGGAGCAAAGGCATCTTTAAATGTATGGGCTCCAAATGTTACAAGGCCTTTTGATTTTAGCCTTTCACAAATTTGGGTTATTGCAGATGTTCCAACTCATGGGTTGAGCACTTTGGAAGCTGGATGGCAG GTTGCTCCAGCCATGTACGGAAATAAATTGCCAAGATTTTTTCTTTATTGGACT AATGACGGGTATCGATCTGGATGCTACAATTTGTTGTGTTCGGGGTTTGTACAAACGACTCATGAGATTTGTCTTGGAGCTACTTTTGATGCATTATCAACGTATAATGGTACGCAGTACGATTTCGACGTATTAATCTGGAAG GATCCAAGACATGGGAACTGGTGGTTGAGGGTGGGAACGATTATAGTTGGATATTGGCCTGTAGCTTTATTCCCTGACTTTAGTAAACATGCAACTGCGATTGAATATGGTGGAGAGGTGTTTAATGCTCAAAGCCCAGGTCAACAACCCACATCAACCATAATGGGGAGTGGCCACTTTGCAACTGAAGGGTTTGGAAAAGCTTCATTTGTTAGGAACATGGAAATTGTTGATGAACACAATGTGTTACAATCAGTTGGAGATGTGAATTTGTTAACAGAAAAAccaaattgttatgatattaaaaatgggtttaatagTTTTTGgggttattatatattttttggaGGGCCTGGAAATAATCCACATTGTACCTAA